AGCGAAGCGTGCAAGAAACCTGCAGGATACAGGTGATTTCCGTTTGAACAGCTATGATTCCCATAAATTCGTAGGGAAAGCGCTGGAAGAAATCCAGGCTGGACAATTATCCATGAAAGAAAGAGATGCCAAAGCCGTTTATTCCGATGAATAAAACACGGTA
The nucleotide sequence above comes from Bacillus sp. KH172YL63. Encoded proteins:
- the rpoZ gene encoding DNA-directed RNA polymerase subunit omega — its product is MLNPSIDSLMKKIDSKYSLVSIAAKRARNLQDTGDFRLNSYDSHKFVGKALEEIQAGQLSMKERDAKAVYSDE